CTTCAGGCGGAGGCTGAAGGCGTCGACCGGGCTCGTGACGATCAGCTGCCCCTCCGGCAGATAGGGCTCGGCGGGCTCGAGGAGGATCCGGAGGGCATCCCGGTAGGCGAACCAACCCGGGATGGCCCCGATCGTCAGCGCGCCGAAGATGTACATCAGTCGCGTGCGCAGCTCGGCGAGGTGCTCGAGCACGGTCATCGCCGCCTCGGGGCTGCGCCTGGGGCGACGCCGGATGCGCGCCACGGCTCAGGCTGGGGGGTCGGCGCCGTCCGACGGCTCGTCGCGCGGGGCGTCGAGGTCCGCGATCGTGGGGAGCGTGGGGGCGACGGCGGGTCCGGACTGGGAGCGGTCCGGGGGCGGCCTCATGTACGGGAAGTTGGGATCGGCCTCGTCGTCGAGGGCGAAGGTGGTGCGGACCTCGTCCTGGAACTGTCCCGAGACGCGACGGACCTCCCGGATGGCCTTGCCGATCTGCCGCGCGACCTCGGGGAGCCGCTGAGGACCGAAGACGACGAGCGCGATGACCATGATGATCATGATCTCCGACCACCCGACCCGGCCCATGGGGTCAGTCTACGGTCCGGCCGCCGAGCCGGTCCCGGCGCTGAGCGAGGATGTCCACGCCGCGCCGCAGCCGCTCCGTCTCGGCCTCCACCTCGGCGAACCGGTCCATCGTGCGGCGCAGGGAACGCAGCGGCCCCAGGCCGGACGCGGCCACCGCCCCCAGCACGACGAGGGAGGCGAGGACGACTATCGATGCCAGGGC
Above is a window of Actinomycetota bacterium DNA encoding:
- the tatB gene encoding Sec-independent protein translocase protein TatB: MGRVGWSEIMIIMVIALVVFGPQRLPEVARQIGKAIREVRRVSGQFQDEVRTTFALDDEADPNFPYMRPPPDRSQSGPAVAPTLPTIADLDAPRDEPSDGADPPA